The genomic interval CTCTCTCTAATAATGGTTTTGAAGAATATGAGAGGTATAGACTAATACACTCAGGGTCGTTTTTGCCTTTACATTTGGTTGTATTTTGTGGGAGTTGCAAAGTTTTCATGTACACTTGGCCACCACTCTGAACGGAAGATTTGGTATGTCTTGGTGAATTTCTTTGTCTTTAGACAGTGCCAGTCATACAATGTGAAGTTTGCTTATATTGCAAGGTTACAGAACAGATAATTTGTGTGGAGCCGCCTTCAGGAGTGTTGGTAAAATAGATTGAAAGCTACACCTGTCAGTGGGTAGTTCAGGGACACTGGAAGAAAAACATCAGATGTaatataattaaatgaaattaaGAGACTATTATGAATTGATGGAGCTGAGTaaaatgaggatgaggagaggagaatggatGTTCAAAGTATTTATATGATAAAGAATGTTTTGAATATCAGCAAAGGTAGAAAGTGCTTTGTAGAACAAGTGATATAATCAGATAGGTACCTTGACAACTAGAGGTGGTTTGGCTTGTTTACTgggaaaggatgggagggatTGAGATGACACAGAGGTGTATACAACTAAGATGTGTTATTAAATGTAAGAGAAAGGCCACTTTAAAGTGAACATGTTTGGATGTATTTGTGAGTGTGAAGACCACAGTACAACAAAGTGAGTGgcctgagggaagggaggctcCTCTGCTTCAGAAGATAACAATgaattaattattttgtttgaaCAGTTTGCAGGCATGTGTGTCTGTCCAACTGCCCAaaagtgttggtggtgttggtggagagGCAGTCTATGTGGACACGGAAGGAAGCTTCACTGTTAAAAGACTCAAAGGTAAATATATGTACAATATTCTTCGTGTTAcatactagtgtgtgtgtgtgtgtgtgtgtgtgtgtgtgtgtggtgtcttagGTGCCCTGCTTTACAGAAACATGAAGCTGGTACACAGTGAGGTGGATACAGTGATCCCTCTGTTAAGTGGTTCATGTATGCTGACTGTGTACGTGGGATTTCAGAATTGTTTGAAGAAATGGGACTGtagattttatttactttttatatttgtttatttattaaaaaaaaacaatttctctctctctctctctctctctctctctctctctctctctctctctctctctctctctctctctctctctctctctctctctctctctctctctctctctctctctctctctcactgctaaGGTTTTTGTATGATTAAATATTTGTTAAAAAACGTAATTTACTGGTATGAtaaattattgtgtgtgtgtgtgtgtgggtgattaGTGAGTGGCACTGTCAAAATAGATGCATGCCTGTTAGAGTTATAATCTTTCTACTAATACCTGtagaaaaaatattgtattaatGGATTATATTTGCTTACATTGACAAGGTAATACAAAACAGCATGCTTACATTGACAAGGCAACACAAAGCACCAGAGCCTGTAATGTGAAGCATTTAGCAAAAAAAGTAGCGATGTTTGGGACTGTCTTGGATTAAGCGTATGATgcaataaataagggaaggcTGGGGATTAATTTGAAATTAAAACCTCTGATGTGAATTGAACAAGCATGTCTGTGGAAAGTAGTGTGGGTGAATTGCTTCCTTCTGAGTGAGGCTGTAGCAAGAATGTGTGATGCTCCCTTCCCCGTCCTGATTGTTTGATATCTAGCCTATAGAGATGGTGTTGTAAGGCAGGTGGTGAATGCACAATTGTTTGGTGAATGGTCATGGTACAGAGTGTAGTGGGAATCAGCTAATGTTTGCTGGTGACATAAATTGCACTTCTGTAAGTCATTGTGAGGAAAACTTTTCACTGCTAGTAGAGGAGTGAGAAAGCTGTGTTGAAAAAGAGAGTTGTGAGTGATTGAATGTAAGAATGTAATAGTGAAGTGTACAGGATATTAGATAGCAAGAGGGTAAATCTAATTTTTATTGGTAAATTGCTCACAGTGGTTCCCAAGGTGGGGTGTGTGTCTCtccagggaaaagaaaagtattagTAAAAGTGACTGGATGGTGTATTGGCAGATTTATGTCATTGTCCATTACTTACTGTTCATTGAGACACAGAAATGTAATAGCACAGTGTGTGCTGTAATGAAGTGTACTGATTTTGCTGATGGCTTCCAGATATGGCCTCCTGTGCAGTCCATCATGTTGGCACAATAGGTGGAGTAGCTGAAGATGTTTCTGGCTTCACCATAGAGTCTATTATGAAAGGAGTACATTACTTCAGGTAGAGTGAAACACATCAGTCATATAGAATGCAAATATTACACTTTTTATGAAAGGGAAACCAGCAGCTCTTAACATTGTTATCTGctgttgtgtttctttgttgtaTACTCTCTACTTCTCTTAGTGATAATTTCAGTGGACATAGTATTTGTGCAGCCATAGAAAGGAAAATAGTGATAATTTCAGTGGACATACTATTTATGCAGccatagaaagaaaaacagtgataATTTCAGTGGACATACCATTTGTGTAGCCATAGAAAGGAAAACTTTGTCTACTGTGCCATAAAACACATTgtagtgaggaaagaggaagaagtcaatgaaaaataatggtaataagagAGGAATATATATTTGCTGTAATGACTGTAGCAAAGATGACTGATGTTGTATTACTCTGAGGCAGGAGCAGTGACTCACTGATAAGGCTTGTGAAGAACAGCTTGTGAAATGCAAGTCAGTTGCTCATAGGCAAGGTGAGGGAAAAGAGTCACACAGCCTTTGTTGTGTGATGAGGGAAGGCTAAACCTAGAGAATACTAAACCTGGCATGTGGATGTTTGGTGTCCTCATCTGTCATGCTGCTAATGGTGGCAGCCTCATGTATTCCTGTGATGACACAAGGCAGAGGTTGAGGCACTCATTCATCATAATGCTTTGTCATAACACACTGCCACCCACAGATGCTGATTATAACAGACCAAAGGCTTAAGTTTGAAGTTGAACCAAGATTTTAAAGTGTCCATGCCTATCTTTCAGAAAACACACTAGTAATACACTGAAACAACAAGTGAGAAAGGATCAGCATCATGGTACATTATGACATGTTAGGCTATGCTTAGATACAGTGGAGGGCACTGGAGTGTTAGTGTCCTGTTGAATACCCATTGTACTTTCATTAAGCGgagatttggaaaaaaaaaaaagatctggtTTTCAAATAGTGATAAATACTGGAAAAGACtcaataatcatgttgttagtgcagTCTTTAGTTAGATTTTAAAAAATTGACAAATTTACaaatgaggatgatagatgTTTTTATGCAGGGACTACCTTAtctagacctgatggcttctcgcAGCTTTCCTTATCTTATGTTCTCTTGACTTTCCCCTTTTCCTAATGGCTGTGAATTCATTGAGATAATTATTTGATATTTGTCTGATGCTGTGCTGCAGGAACTTGGTGGGCATGTGTGCAGCAAATTGTGTCTGAGTGAGTGTATTTTGTTAACTTCCTAGTTGTCATATCACAGTTTTCTGCCATAAGAAATCCTTCCCTATATCAAAGATAAGATGGGGAtgtgatgatggcaatgatagTTTCCCATAAAGTTAATAGGTTGTCTTCTCATTGCTCATGAACATgcagtacataagaacataagaaataagggaagctgcaagaagcggccaggcttacacgtggcagtccctgtttgaaatatacctacctatttccattaggtaggtatatttcaaacAGGGACTTGAATAACTTGAATATTAATCCACACCTTGCTCTCAGATGTCAGAATTGTGTTGAGGTGCTGGCAGTTGTCAAGAACATACCCAAGCTTATGCTGGTTCATCCTAACATTCGGCTTCTTGTGTTAGACTCTGTGTCGTTTCACTTCCGTCATGACTTCCCAGACGCGAGGGATCGGGCAAAACTGCTGCGCACTGTCACCAAAGAACTTATCCAGCCAGCTGTGACACACAAGATGGCTGTGAGTACTGTATTATTTTAAGTCTCAGTCATAAAAGGAGCTCACCAGTAATCCAATCTTCATTTTCTACATAGGGTGTTTGTAATTAATACACTTGTCTCCTCTagctttcatctttcctcttatccttgTTATTggtcttgttattttctcttgaaCCAACCTGCTGCAGGtatctagcagtgaaagagttaacatATCCCTCTCTCAGTGTCTCCTCCAGCAAGTAAACAGCTGATGTAATGTTATATTTGATATTTTTCAAGTCAATCTGCTAACTGCTCAGTAACTTTATGTGATGTTCTTATGGGGGATTTCTTATGTCCTGCCACATGTTGGCtagatggcttcttgtagcatCCATTACTCTGTGCCGATATTCAAAGTCGGCAACATTTCATGGAAAACTTGGTAGAATATTCCTTGAAATTTTGACCACCATGCATGTCATTGATTTTTCTCTTGAGGTAGGCAAGTTGTGgtcaaaagaagaggaagaaggaggtcaGCTGGTCACCCCAGCAGTTTTCCacctgtgtgtgttcctctgctGAGTCTGCCACAATGAGTTCAATGAAGCCTGCCTTTAACATTACCTTCAATATTACCTTGCTTATCATTTTGTGATTTGAGCTTGAGATTAGGTTTAATAAACCAGTGTGGGCCCTGGGAGTGCCTTGCCACCACAGATTAAGATTTTGCTTTGGGGTTCTATCTTtctcccaatttttttttttttttttttatccacaagTATATGAATCTGCAAATGCTGAGCTGTGAATAGGTGGAGGAATGCTAGTTGATCCTTATCCTCATCATCCACAGATTATAATTTTATCTTACCTCAGGTTCAGTTGCAAAAAAGTATCAAGTGTCTGATACATTCTTGCGGTTTGGTGTTCCTATTTCTCTTGTATTTAATGAAGGTATTCAACACACAACCACAGCTGTGTACAAGCCATAAATTAATGAGGTAGCAgtgatagtagttgtagtagtagtgcattGATTTTACCTCTGAAATGCATAACATGATGTCTTTCCAGGTTCTGGTGACCAATCACATGACAACTAATGTGAAAGAGAAAGGGTCAGCCACATTAGTACCTGCTCTTGGGGAAACTTGGGGCCACTGCCCAACACTGCGCCTCAACCTGAGCTGGTGTGGGCCCACTCGGGTGGCTGCCCTCACCAAGGCTCCTCACTGCCAGAACTCCTCAGCCTACTTTCAGGTTTGTGGTTGTATGTTTAATAATATTGGTTAAGttttaaagtttgttttgtactAAAAGGATATATGTATcacaggaacataagaacataagaaaataatagaagcttttttttttttttatgtagtaaggacactggccaagggcaacaaaaatccaataaaaaaaatgcccactgaaatgccagtcccataaaagggtcaaagcagtggtcaaaaattgatgaataagtgtcttgaaacctccctcttgaaggaattcaagtcataggaaggtggaaatacaaaagcaggcagggagttccagagtttaccagagaaagggatgaatgattgagagtactggttaactcttgcgttagagaggtagacagaataggggtgaaagaaagaaaaaagtcttgtgcagcaaggccgcgggaggaggtgaggcatgcagttagcaagatcagaagagcagttaacatgaaaatagcggtagaagacagctagatatgcaacattgtggtggtgagagagaggctgaagacagtcagttagaggagaggagttgatgagacgaaaagcttttgattccaccctgtctagaagagcagtatgagtggaatccccccagacatgtgaagcatactccatacatggatggataaggcccttgtacagagttagcagctgggggggtgagaaaaactggcagagacatctcagaacgcctaacttcatagaagctgttttagctagagatgagatgtgaagtttccagttcagattataagtaaaggacagaccaaggatgttcagtgtagaagagggggacagttgagctaCGAGAGGAATGCTTGTAAGAACATTAGAACATCACAAAGTTTCTGACCTGTCAGTGGGttgacctgaaaaaaaatattaaataccaTAAGATTACAGTAGTTATTCACTTGCTGGTGCTGAGAGAGGGACTTcataactctttcactgctggacaatttttcttcataatcacCTTCAGCTTCTGCAGCACTtactatttaaaaaaaactaCAGTCTCAAATAGCTGTGAACCCAgggaaagacaaaattaacctcctattctctcttcttccacaagTTAATGCAAACATTTGATTTTTACGTTGCTCTGAATGTTAAAGATGAACATAGCAGTAAAAGGTTAAAACAGGGAAATAAAATTCACTATTTGAATGGAAGAAGTATAATTATAGATAATTTGAGGATCCTCTAAACAATTTTAATCACCGCCTGAGGTCCTCTGTAGGATAAGATCCAAATCACCATTTcaaaaaagtggagaaaatgGTTCATGTGTGAAAATGTAAAACAATCTTGACTGTTTTTCTGCAACTAAATGTATCTACTTTCATTTGTGAACTAATCCTGTGTTGGAGAGAATACTGAAAGACTTGCTTAATTTGACTGAAAAACCCACCAGTTATGTCCTTTTATACTTCAATAAGTTTGTATTCCAGGAGCATTACATTTGTTACTTTATAGAAAttcagtattatttttattatatctttAAAAATAATTGTTTAATTATGGTAGCTGTTTTGAGATTGTGTTATTAGTGTGTTTAAGAGTGTGATAAGGAGTGAAATTAGCTATATTTTCACATGACAGGCTGGAGTTGGCCAAACAGtgaatggaaagggagaagtgCTACTTTCTGTTTCACTGAAGTTGCTGCTCTCACTTCTGTGACAGAACACCTCGTGTGAATTTGTGACTGAAGTTGCTCATCTCCTGAGCAGTTAAGTTACTTTGTCTTATTTGTTATAGGTGTCGATTGGTGGGTTGAGGGACGTTAGTGACAACACGCAGCCCAGCACTGCAGGGAACTTGCAGCATGAAccactgaataaaaaaaggaaaattgtgGAATCAAATGATAGATAATATCACActggaggaatattttgtagTACTTCCTCTGTGTGAACCAATAATGGTTTTAAGgagtacaaatatatatatatttttttcttaggacaagtttttgttttgtggtttaattttattgttttattttagaaTATCAGAAAAGTCTTGTGGGAATTGTTGTATCTCACAATGCTTATTGGTGAGAAGTAGATACAATTTCTGATTATTTTTCACCAGTGGATCTAAATATATTCAATTTTATCCATCCGTATATCAGATTGATATCACTGCAAAGGGCTGTAACTAGGGTTAGTgcgtgtgcacacacacacacacacacacacagaagtgaAGGGCTAAGAATTGAGTAGTAATTCATATTATTTCCAGTCAGCTCACATAATTACAAGATATCATTTACTCTTCCACAATTAGTTGACACTCTTGtgaattttatatatatgcatacatatacCAAGACTGTCTCACACAAAAAGGGAGATACCCAAGACAAGGTGCACAACTTTCGTACACTCATTCACATCACTCTCTTAGTCCTTTGGCCTCCGACAGGGAAGAGAAGCACTCCTGCCCTCATTTTATGGGATAAGTCACATAGCTTGGATAGTTTGGTCTGGAATAAGGCTCCTTCATAACAAGTATTCTCCTCAACCATATCAGATTGCCATACACCTGTGTGAGACCATTGATGTATGGTGCCTCCCTTTGAGGTCTCAGGGCCATGCAGAGTTGGAAAAacccaggtaaaaaaaaaaaactttggttTTCGTTTTTTGGggaaattttgttgtttttggtttttatttatttttttctaatatttatatgtaaatcagtttaaataagcaaataaaaagtaatctagagtgacacaaaaggtttgaagtgttgtctgaaggacagacacttgtttagtcATATTGATAGAGGTTGATCCAGTTGGACAAAGGCTGTGctaacttgtactgtacaggaaatgaatgggTCAGGATCAGTCTTGATTACTTATACATTTTTTATCTATATGTACAGATGACTCCCTACTTGGTGAAGCAACCTTTATTTTTAGGTAAAGCCACATGTcaactcaagggattttattaGGTAAATACCATAGGCCGAAAGTTGTGACATGTCATTTAAGTCACACATCCTTTCTCAACCCCACTTCATGTCtatctccccattccctccccctcattatttctacatttctcatacctccttcccatctccccacccactctctctctctctctctctctctctctctctctctctctctcctctctctctctctctctctctctctctctctctctctctctctctctctctctctctctctctctctctctctctctctctcctctctctctctctctctctctctctctctctctctctctctctctctctctctctctctctctctctctctctgtaggtaggtaggtaggtatgtattatgtatgtatgaaggaGGTATGAGAAGCATGgtggatgggggagagggaagggaatggggat from Scylla paramamosain isolate STU-SP2022 chromosome 6, ASM3559412v1, whole genome shotgun sequence carries:
- the LOC135101181 gene encoding DNA repair protein RAD51 homolog 3-like isoform X2; the protein is MTEAVGTSGGLLSECGLPSSQMMKLLSADFTTTDDVKDMKPSELSQATGLSLKECVEVLRTASNSHHPSPVDMLQIYQEGSELPQIVTFCKALDTLLGGGIPLQAITEVSGMPGVGKTQVCLQACVSVQLPKSVGGVGGEAVYVDTEGSFTVKRLKDMASCAVHHVGTIGGVAEDVSGFTIESIMKGVHYFRCQNCVEVLAVVKNIPKLMLVHPNIRLLVLDSVSFHFRHDFPDARDRAKLLRTVTKELIQPAVTHKMAVLVTNHMTTNVKEKGSATLVPALGETWGHCPTLRLNLSWCGPTRVAALTKAPHCQNSSAYFQIAIHLCETIDVWCLPLRSQGHAELEKPR
- the LOC135101181 gene encoding DNA repair protein RAD51 homolog 3-like isoform X1 gives rise to the protein MTEAVGTSGGLLSECGLPSSQMMKLLSADFTTTDDVKDMKPSELSQATGLSLKECVEVLRTASNSHHPSPVDMLQIYQEGSELPQIVTFCKALDTLLGGGIPLQAITEVSGMPGVGKTQVCLQACVSVQLPKSVGGVGGEAVYVDTEGSFTVKRLKDMASCAVHHVGTIGGVAEDVSGFTIESIMKGVHYFRCQNCVEVLAVVKNIPKLMLVHPNIRLLVLDSVSFHFRHDFPDARDRAKLLRTVTKELIQPAVTHKMAVLVTNHMTTNVKEKGSATLVPALGETWGHCPTLRLNLSWCGPTRVAALTKAPHCQNSSAYFQVSIGGLRDVSDNTQPSTAGNLQHEPLNKKRKIVESNDR
- the LOC135101181 gene encoding DNA repair protein RAD51 homolog 3-like isoform X3 — its product is MTEAVGTSGGLLSECGLPSSQMMKLLSADFTTTDDVKDMKPSELSQATGLSLKECVEVLRTASNSHHPSPVDMLQIYQEGSELPQIVTFCKALDTLLGGGIPLQAITEVSGMPGVGKTQVCLQACVSVQLPKSVGGVGGEAVYVDTEGSFTVKRLKDMASCAVHHVGTIGGVAEDVSGFTIESIMKGVHYFRCQNCVEVLAVVKNIPKLMLVHPNIRLLVLDSVSFHFRHDFPDARDRAKLLRTVTKELIQPAVTHKMAVLVTNHMTTNVKEKGSATLVPALGETWGHCPTLRLNLSWCGPTRVAALTKAPHCQNSSAYFQAGVGQTVNGKGEVLLSVSLKLLLSLL